Proteins co-encoded in one Paraburkholderia edwinii genomic window:
- a CDS encoding FAD-dependent oxidoreductase encodes MKYDCVIIGAGIQGLVLLDQALGHGLNACCIDRQPRVGDGQTLRSQFYIHRGHFYTERDLIDQLHEAYPKWRELVRRLRINVRSTDSYVGFVGDPSAWIKMWTLCELPYASVTTCPPILEGNRLAHIYRFPHMMFDGREMLAKLVQRNRNSLKFGSIDSIDEWGSGYRMRVDDSTIDTNHIVMCAGAGTPELVGMLPYVRKDVPVQTRACQVLAMRGPVPDSSIVVPDAQMFIAPQYEANGSPVLLYTHGTDPVLENGKPSTVNANRLHAQLNALKSVLPGLHATACERTLYLAQKTESAELGVGKRPNGAFVERIADGVVCVLPTKLSLAINASESALALIEPEHVPMHAEPLVGVRTHLLHAAAEMRFMSEVSHV; translated from the coding sequence GTGAAATACGATTGCGTGATTATCGGAGCAGGAATTCAAGGCCTCGTTCTTCTCGATCAGGCGCTTGGACACGGACTGAACGCATGCTGCATCGACCGCCAGCCGCGTGTCGGCGACGGCCAGACGCTGCGCTCGCAGTTCTATATCCATCGAGGCCATTTCTATACCGAGCGCGACCTGATCGACCAGTTGCACGAGGCGTATCCGAAGTGGCGCGAACTCGTGCGGCGCCTGCGCATCAATGTGCGTTCGACCGACTCGTATGTCGGCTTCGTCGGCGATCCGAGCGCGTGGATCAAGATGTGGACGCTGTGCGAACTGCCGTATGCATCGGTCACGACCTGCCCGCCGATTCTCGAAGGGAACCGCCTCGCGCATATCTACCGCTTCCCGCACATGATGTTCGACGGCCGCGAAATGCTCGCGAAGCTCGTGCAGCGCAATCGCAACAGCCTCAAGTTCGGCTCGATCGATTCGATCGACGAATGGGGCAGCGGCTACCGGATGCGCGTGGACGACAGCACGATCGACACGAACCATATCGTGATGTGCGCGGGCGCCGGCACCCCGGAGCTGGTCGGCATGCTGCCGTACGTGCGCAAGGACGTGCCCGTGCAGACGCGCGCCTGCCAGGTGCTCGCGATGCGCGGCCCCGTGCCCGATTCGAGCATTGTCGTACCCGATGCGCAGATGTTTATCGCGCCGCAGTACGAAGCGAACGGCTCGCCCGTGCTGCTGTACACACACGGCACGGACCCGGTGCTCGAAAACGGCAAGCCGTCCACCGTCAATGCAAACCGGTTGCACGCGCAACTGAATGCACTGAAGTCGGTGCTGCCGGGTCTTCATGCGACAGCGTGCGAGCGCACGCTGTATCTCGCGCAAAAGACCGAAAGCGCGGAGCTTGGCGTCGGCAAGCGGCCGAACGGCGCGTTCGTCGAGCGCATCGCCGATGGCGTGGTCTGCGTGTTGCCGACCAAGCTGTCGCTGGCGATCAACGCATCGGAAAGCGCGCTCGCGCTGATCGAACCCGAGCACGTGCCGATGCATGCGGAACCGCTGGTCGGCGTGCGTACGCATCTGCTTCACGCCGCCGCTGAAATGCGCTTTATGAGCGAGGTGAGCCATGTCTAA
- a CDS encoding HPF/RaiA family ribosome-associated protein, producing the protein MEISIQTSGLQLSRRESDALREHVHKRIRETFARIARRISHVSVHLEDVDGPRGGGHAMHCLVKVGIGGSTAALAQGRDRNLFALVNRVSACAAGNTLKRLKRRIDIASLRKKNGPPDNGPGDKEPAPKEPSVPAVPICMSFT; encoded by the coding sequence ATGGAAATCAGCATTCAGACCTCAGGCCTTCAATTGTCGCGTCGCGAATCGGACGCGCTTCGCGAGCATGTGCACAAGCGGATCAGGGAAACCTTCGCGCGTATCGCACGGCGCATCTCGCACGTGAGCGTGCATCTCGAAGATGTCGACGGACCGCGCGGCGGCGGACATGCAATGCATTGCCTCGTGAAGGTCGGCATCGGCGGATCGACCGCGGCGCTTGCGCAAGGGCGCGACCGCAATCTGTTCGCGCTCGTGAACCGCGTATCCGCGTGCGCAGCGGGCAATACGCTAAAGCGCCTGAAACGGCGCATCGATATCGCTTCGCTCAGAAAAAAGAACGGACCTCCGGATAACGGACCTGGCGACAAAGAACCGGCGCCGAAGGAGCCGAGCGTGCCTGCCGTACCGATCTGCATGAGCTTCACCTGA
- a CDS encoding DUF3563 family protein: MFAYFLEKLGQWIERAEEQRRHDYLAQASDLADVEQRMRRIERNGYSF; the protein is encoded by the coding sequence ATGTTTGCGTATTTCCTCGAAAAGCTGGGCCAATGGATCGAACGCGCTGAAGAGCAGCGCCGTCACGACTATCTCGCTCAGGCAAGCGACCTCGCCGACGTCGAGCAGCGCATGCGCCGCATCGAACGTAACGGCTATTCGTTCTGA
- a CDS encoding LysR family transcriptional regulator gives MNFKHLYYFWMAARTGGMIRAGQRIHITPQTLSGQIKVLEARLGCQLFERAGRNVQLTEAGHVAAGYAEEIFLLGEELEGALKNYAKASRNDDMRARSVATARAD, from the coding sequence ATGAACTTCAAACACCTGTACTACTTCTGGATGGCCGCCCGCACCGGCGGCATGATCCGCGCGGGACAGCGGATTCATATCACGCCGCAAACGCTAAGCGGGCAGATCAAGGTGCTCGAAGCGCGCCTCGGTTGCCAGCTGTTCGAGCGTGCCGGGCGCAATGTGCAGCTCACCGAAGCAGGCCACGTCGCAGCGGGCTATGCAGAAGAAATCTTTCTACTCGGCGAAGAACTTGAAGGCGCACTGAAAAACTACGCGAAAGCGAGCAGAAACGACGACATGCGTGCACGCAGCGTTGCAACGGCGCGAGCCGATTGA
- a CDS encoding PAS domain S-box protein gives MTSLFEATPRNSRWRDAWVRWMRADLAHPSDALRRLVFGWGGGFVALGVLGWVCYKFGLNPIAAESIFLIAVVLISLVGSYVMSIGLSVMAVLCIDYFFIPPVLTFEIQYKQDVPALVTFLIAAFATTGLVRHARSLGATQLEQARLLDLTHDTIIVRDMDGAILFWNYGAEEMYGWKKRDAIGECIHLLLKTRFPTSLEEVTATVLRTGRWDGELIHTRRDGTVLVIASRWSLQRNGGGRPDAILETGNDITARKQAEEALRRSQATYLAEAQRLSRTGSFGWNVWSGEVLWSEQTFRIFEFDPGIVPTLELVMQRVHVDDVERFRDTIGRASTHKHDFDFEFRLVMPDGAVKYLHVVAHVMKDEPERLHYAGAVMDVTQARQAEQQLHHAQAELARVTRVTTLGELSASIAHEVGQPLAAIVTNGEACLRWLDHRTPQPDEVRAGVTRMIGEGRRATEIVRRIRTLAKKDTGQKVPLELNDVVNDVVSLTQREVLSHQVPLRVRLAPLLPPVLGDRVQLQQVLINLVMNGIQSMEGVTEWSRELSIETTLTPAGDVQLAVRDCGTGIDPRHAERLFDAFFSTKAHGMGMGLSICRSIIDAHGGRISAFNNEMHGATFECILPPLAKKAA, from the coding sequence ATGACCTCGCTCTTTGAAGCGACACCACGCAACAGCCGTTGGCGGGATGCATGGGTGCGCTGGATGCGCGCCGATCTCGCCCATCCGTCCGATGCGCTGCGCCGGCTCGTGTTCGGCTGGGGCGGCGGATTCGTTGCACTCGGCGTGCTCGGTTGGGTGTGCTACAAATTTGGACTCAATCCGATTGCCGCCGAATCGATCTTTCTGATTGCGGTGGTGCTGATTTCACTGGTGGGCAGCTACGTGATGTCGATCGGGCTCTCCGTCATGGCGGTGCTCTGTATCGACTACTTTTTTATCCCGCCGGTCCTCACCTTCGAAATTCAATACAAACAGGACGTACCCGCTTTAGTGACGTTTCTGATCGCGGCATTCGCGACCACCGGCCTCGTGCGGCACGCGCGCTCGCTCGGCGCGACGCAGCTCGAGCAGGCACGCCTGCTCGATCTCACGCACGACACGATTATCGTGCGCGACATGGATGGGGCAATCCTGTTCTGGAATTACGGCGCCGAGGAGATGTACGGCTGGAAGAAGCGTGACGCCATCGGCGAGTGCATTCATCTGCTGCTCAAGACGCGCTTTCCGACATCGCTCGAGGAAGTGACCGCGACCGTCCTGCGCACGGGGCGCTGGGATGGCGAACTGATTCACACGCGGCGCGACGGCACCGTTCTGGTGATTGCAAGCCGCTGGTCGCTACAGCGCAATGGCGGCGGGCGCCCCGACGCGATACTCGAGACCGGCAACGACATCACGGCGCGCAAACAGGCCGAGGAAGCGTTGCGGCGCAGCCAGGCGACCTATCTGGCCGAAGCGCAGCGCTTAAGCCGCACGGGCAGCTTCGGCTGGAACGTCTGGAGCGGCGAGGTGCTCTGGTCTGAGCAGACGTTCCGGATTTTCGAGTTCGACCCGGGCATCGTGCCAACCCTCGAACTCGTGATGCAACGCGTGCATGTCGACGATGTCGAGCGGTTTCGCGACACGATCGGCCGAGCGTCGACGCACAAGCATGATTTCGACTTCGAGTTTCGTCTGGTGATGCCCGACGGCGCCGTGAAATACCTGCATGTGGTCGCGCATGTGATGAAAGACGAGCCCGAGCGGCTTCATTACGCCGGCGCGGTCATGGATGTGACGCAAGCGCGGCAAGCGGAGCAACAATTGCATCACGCGCAAGCGGAACTCGCGCGCGTGACGCGGGTGACGACGCTAGGCGAGCTATCCGCGTCGATCGCGCACGAAGTCGGGCAGCCGCTCGCGGCAATCGTCACGAACGGCGAAGCCTGCCTGCGCTGGCTCGACCATCGCACGCCGCAGCCCGACGAGGTGCGCGCGGGCGTCACGCGCATGATCGGCGAAGGACGGCGCGCCACTGAAATCGTGCGGCGCATTCGCACGCTCGCGAAGAAAGATACCGGGCAGAAGGTGCCGCTCGAACTCAACGATGTGGTCAACGACGTCGTCTCACTGACGCAGCGCGAAGTGCTGAGCCACCAGGTGCCGTTACGCGTGCGGCTTGCGCCGCTGCTGCCGCCGGTGCTCGGCGATCGCGTTCAGCTGCAGCAGGTGCTGATCAATCTCGTGATGAATGGGATTCAGTCGATGGAAGGCGTTACCGAATGGTCACGCGAGCTGTCGATCGAGACGACGCTGACGCCCGCGGGCGACGTGCAGCTTGCGGTGCGCGATTGCGGCACTGGGATAGACCCTAGGCATGCGGAACGCCTGTTCGATGCATTCTTCAGTACGAAGGCGCATGGCATGGGCATGGGCCTGTCGATCTGCCGGTCGATCATCGATGCGCACGGCGGCAGGATCTCGGCTTTCAATAACGAAATGCATGGAGCGACATTCGAGTGCATCCTGCCCCCGCTTGCAAAAAAAGCCGCATAA
- a CDS encoding response regulator transcription factor has translation MNSQQWISASTGVTAQAAPSVVYVVDDDEAMRTALGALLRSVGLRVETFASSRAFLDYPKSEAPSCLVLDVRLRGESGLAFQEEAAKCDMRIPIVFMTGHGDIAMSVKAMKAGALDFFTKPFRDQDMLDAVAHALAQDAKRIDAEHAVASVRSCYNTLTPREQQVMEYVVVGLMNKQIAAEMKLSEITVKIHRGQVMKKMEARSVADLVRKAEAIGIGTHGERAS, from the coding sequence ATGAATTCCCAGCAGTGGATTTCAGCTTCGACTGGAGTGACGGCGCAGGCGGCGCCTTCAGTGGTCTATGTGGTCGACGACGACGAAGCGATGCGCACCGCGCTGGGCGCGTTGCTGCGCTCGGTCGGCCTGCGCGTGGAAACCTTCGCCTCCTCGCGCGCGTTTCTCGATTACCCCAAGTCCGAGGCGCCGAGTTGTCTTGTGCTCGATGTCCGGTTACGCGGCGAAAGCGGCCTCGCGTTCCAGGAGGAAGCCGCCAAATGCGATATGCGCATTCCGATTGTCTTTATGACGGGGCATGGCGATATCGCGATGTCGGTCAAGGCAATGAAGGCCGGCGCACTCGACTTCTTTACCAAACCCTTTCGCGATCAGGACATGCTCGATGCGGTCGCGCATGCGCTTGCGCAGGACGCGAAACGCATCGACGCCGAGCACGCCGTTGCATCGGTACGCTCGTGCTACAACACGCTGACGCCGCGCGAACAGCAGGTCATGGAGTATGTGGTGGTCGGGCTCATGAACAAGCAGATCGCCGCGGAAATGAAGCTCTCCGAAATCACCGTGAAGATTCACCGCGGCCAGGTGATGAAGAAGATGGAGGCGCGCTCGGTGGCCGATCTCGTCAGGAAGGCGGAAGCGATCGGCATCGGCACGCATGGTGAACGCGCATCGTGA
- a CDS encoding response regulator transcription factor: MSKLRVRRVDTSHIVSIVDDDDAVRLATVSLIRSFGWDVNDFASAEAYLNSGRVNQTSFLISDIRMPGMSGIELHDCLLKQGCAPPTIFITAFPTAVLHAQTQAQGALALLEKPVDANVIAHWLTTALGNP; encoded by the coding sequence GTGTCGAAACTCAGGGTCCGCCGCGTGGATACGTCCCATATTGTTAGCATAGTCGATGACGACGACGCGGTGCGTCTTGCCACCGTAAGCCTGATCCGTTCATTTGGTTGGGACGTCAACGATTTTGCGTCCGCAGAGGCATACCTCAATTCCGGCCGGGTGAATCAAACTTCGTTTCTGATTTCCGACATTCGTATGCCCGGAATGTCGGGCATTGAACTGCACGATTGCCTGTTAAAACAGGGCTGCGCGCCGCCGACCATTTTCATTACCGCATTTCCGACTGCCGTTCTGCATGCGCAGACCCAGGCGCAAGGCGCGTTGGCGCTGCTTGAAAAACCTGTCGACGCGAATGTGATCGCGCATTGGTTGACCACCGCGCTCGGTAATCCGTAA
- a CDS encoding BON domain-containing protein — translation MNKPLKMLVGTSFALMLSFGFQAAHAQDDTAASAPAAKPTHKQKWHADHKLEGQVRHALTTHKIESSDIRIVARGGTVTLDGTVQDQSQIAQAATVAQGVTGVKAVKNNLTMHEAGN, via the coding sequence GTGAATAAGCCGTTGAAGATGTTGGTCGGTACCAGTTTTGCCCTGATGTTGTCGTTCGGTTTCCAGGCCGCGCATGCGCAGGATGACACCGCGGCGTCCGCGCCCGCGGCGAAGCCGACCCATAAACAGAAGTGGCATGCCGATCACAAGCTGGAAGGGCAGGTGCGGCATGCACTGACGACGCACAAGATCGAGTCGTCCGATATCCGCATCGTGGCGCGGGGCGGCACGGTTACCCTCGATGGCACGGTCCAGGATCAGTCGCAGATCGCGCAAGCCGCGACCGTCGCGCAAGGCGTGACGGGCGTGAAGGCTGTGAAAAACAACCTGACCATGCACGAAGCAGGCAACTGA
- a CDS encoding DUF3331 domain-containing protein, with the protein MASAAGNRISARRSARRRVAAVACASGERGAHIRVLERPTSRTAIVTWGDPTSCHYGDQVWRVARASIDGYCALSGQQIRRGDVVYRPSHYRLAPANAGSMMLAACVLVAPIGEEAGESELEVEATG; encoded by the coding sequence ATGGCCTCGGCAGCAGGCAACCGGATTTCCGCCCGCCGCAGCGCGCGAAGGCGCGTTGCGGCGGTTGCCTGCGCGTCAGGCGAACGGGGAGCGCACATCCGGGTGCTCGAGCGGCCGACCAGCAGGACGGCCATTGTCACGTGGGGCGATCCGACCTCGTGCCATTACGGCGACCAGGTGTGGCGCGTTGCGCGAGCATCGATCGACGGCTATTGTGCACTAAGCGGACAGCAGATCCGGCGAGGGGATGTGGTCTATCGTCCATCGCACTATCGGCTTGCGCCGGCCAACGCCGGCTCGATGATGCTCGCCGCATGCGTGCTTGTCGCGCCGATCGGCGAGGAAGCCGGAGAGTCAGAGCTTGAAGTTGAAGCCACAGGTTGA
- a CDS encoding integrase domain-containing protein has protein sequence MSVMTQAVHKAAVSSKRAGGSLATQRNRRLDSAGLLRFAREIGELYPSLEDVPEWVIHLYAQYCAAQGKAPGTLANIFSAIRVLNAVATKNVHPAPTNRSLGIDRRERKGRKRALTEAEIALFLERARSSDDGIVHIVGIARVLGLRRKEALMCAYDLPMWLEALARGDTTVRVMRGAKNGRPRQVRIIQARREQTQQIITSALAYAEEHNFRLIHGKNTTLEGSMGRLTFLIQRLGMSGEKSFHALRYTYALESANELLESGTSPYETLVQLSECLGHGRSRTQMILNHYCQPIRDRFEGCPALARKDNKLRPAPPRPPRSIARLDAKSLHATLSGYPIGKATDQPANRHPDEHSHS, from the coding sequence ATGAGCGTAATGACGCAGGCAGTCCACAAGGCGGCAGTCAGCAGCAAACGGGCGGGCGGGAGCCTTGCCACACAACGAAACCGCCGACTTGATTCAGCGGGCCTGTTGCGATTTGCCCGCGAGATAGGCGAGCTGTACCCGTCGCTGGAAGACGTCCCCGAATGGGTAATCCATTTATATGCGCAATACTGCGCCGCGCAGGGGAAGGCGCCCGGTACCCTCGCGAACATCTTCTCCGCCATACGTGTTCTCAATGCCGTCGCAACGAAAAACGTCCACCCCGCCCCGACAAATAGAAGCCTGGGTATTGACCGCCGGGAGCGCAAGGGCAGGAAGCGGGCGCTGACAGAAGCTGAGATTGCACTCTTTCTTGAGCGAGCAAGATCGAGCGACGATGGCATCGTGCACATCGTCGGAATCGCCCGCGTTCTCGGCCTGAGGCGCAAGGAGGCATTGATGTGCGCCTACGACCTGCCAATGTGGCTTGAAGCGCTTGCGCGAGGAGATACGACGGTGCGCGTCATGAGAGGTGCCAAGAATGGACGGCCAAGACAAGTACGAATCATCCAGGCCCGGCGCGAGCAGACTCAACAGATCATAACTTCCGCATTGGCGTATGCAGAAGAGCACAACTTTCGCCTCATCCACGGAAAGAACACAACCCTGGAAGGCTCCATGGGCCGGCTGACGTTTCTTATTCAACGACTCGGAATGTCAGGCGAGAAAAGCTTTCACGCACTGCGCTATACCTATGCGCTTGAGAGCGCTAACGAGTTGCTGGAAAGTGGCACGTCACCTTATGAAACGCTGGTTCAACTTAGCGAGTGTTTAGGACACGGTCGTAGCAGGACTCAGATGATTCTTAACCACTACTGCCAGCCGATCAGGGACCGGTTTGAAGGATGTCCTGCTCTTGCCAGAAAAGACAATAAATTGCGACCAGCGCCGCCCCGTCCTCCGAGATCAATAGCACGACTGGATGCAAAGTCGCTTCACGCGACGCTAAGCGGATATCCGATCGGAAAGGCAACGGACCAGCCGGCGAATCGGCATCCTGACGAACATTCGCACTCTTAA
- a CDS encoding O-antigen ligase family protein — MNLRLRSWAGEVLSAFCAVLLFVVMFDHMMAIKFAAIGVVVAITVFLVVQSLVHAPGEIRFPLLLPLGLWAGWALLSTVWSVDPQATLHAWLDEIAYPGVCFFAFWLLGREAVHQRRMQAASWLACGALAVASVVGFHFLDPAAPKPGLLHFYARVGHTSTVALMAISVFAAKAAVRKTRLLGVVGILFCIVIGAATLNRFFWIALAVVCIVLLWPRAGGARESRRRAYLMLGALLMAIACATLLSNRVRLTALVPAAIAQGSGAGVMQGPAHASSSAESKRVVNTGVPPNLFERLDHLGGIDVATSHDTRPKIWAFYAGQVHQHPWLGVGFGKPLPALAYGRLVPAALYRLDENVKTHAHNLFLNTLLQTGVIGLALQLVLFASIGRRFYALRVTRPMLCRAGLALLFGMLAKNMTDDFMWQSTVLMFWACCGWLLGQCESLSSEFAHRRALGWRSAPDIRDVWSPPASGQYR; from the coding sequence GTGAACCTGAGACTTAGATCGTGGGCCGGGGAAGTGCTATCGGCTTTTTGCGCCGTGCTTCTGTTCGTCGTGATGTTCGATCATATGATGGCGATCAAATTCGCCGCGATCGGTGTCGTGGTCGCGATCACCGTCTTTCTCGTTGTTCAATCGCTCGTGCACGCGCCGGGCGAGATCCGCTTTCCCCTGTTGCTACCGCTCGGCCTGTGGGCCGGATGGGCGCTGCTGTCCACCGTCTGGAGTGTCGACCCGCAAGCCACCCTGCATGCGTGGCTCGACGAAATCGCCTATCCGGGCGTGTGCTTTTTCGCGTTCTGGCTGCTCGGGCGCGAGGCCGTGCATCAGCGGCGCATGCAGGCCGCGTCGTGGCTCGCGTGCGGCGCGCTGGCGGTCGCGAGTGTCGTCGGCTTTCATTTTCTCGATCCCGCTGCACCGAAACCGGGCCTGCTGCACTTCTACGCGCGCGTCGGCCACACGAGCACGGTCGCGCTCATGGCGATTTCCGTATTCGCCGCGAAGGCGGCGGTGCGCAAGACGCGGCTGCTCGGTGTCGTCGGTATTCTCTTTTGTATCGTGATCGGCGCGGCGACGCTGAACCGCTTCTTCTGGATCGCGCTGGCGGTCGTCTGCATCGTGTTGCTGTGGCCGCGCGCGGGCGGCGCGCGGGAATCGCGGCGCCGCGCGTATCTGATGCTCGGCGCGCTGCTGATGGCCATCGCTTGCGCGACGCTGCTGAGCAACCGGGTACGCTTGACGGCGCTCGTGCCGGCAGCGATCGCTCAAGGCAGCGGCGCGGGTGTGATGCAGGGACCTGCCCATGCGTCTTCGTCTGCCGAATCGAAGCGCGTTGTAAACACCGGAGTGCCGCCGAATCTGTTCGAACGCCTGGACCATCTGGGCGGCATCGACGTGGCGACGTCCCACGACACGCGTCCGAAAATCTGGGCATTCTATGCAGGCCAAGTGCATCAGCATCCGTGGCTCGGCGTCGGCTTTGGCAAACCGCTGCCCGCGCTTGCCTATGGGCGCCTCGTTCCCGCTGCGCTATACAGGCTTGACGAGAACGTAAAGACGCACGCGCATAACCTGTTTCTGAACACGCTTTTGCAAACCGGTGTGATCGGTCTCGCGCTGCAGCTCGTGCTGTTCGCGAGCATCGGCCGGCGCTTCTACGCGTTGCGCGTCACGCGCCCGATGCTGTGCCGGGCAGGGCTGGCGCTTCTGTTCGGCATGCTCGCGAAAAATATGACGGACGACTTCATGTGGCAGTCGACTGTGTTGATGTTCTGGGCATGTTGCGGCTGGCTGCTCGGCCAGTGCGAATCCCTATCCAGCGAGTTTGCGCACCGCCGGGCACTTGGGTGGCGTTCGGCCCCGGACATACGCGACGTGTGGTCGCCACCAGCGAGCGGACAGTACCGGTAA
- a CDS encoding glycosyltransferase family 2 protein, whose protein sequence is MKNISAAHVAVLIPCYNEEATIEAVVRDFAAQLPGARIYVFDNNSSDLTVERASKAGAIVRRVAYQGKGNVVRRMFADVEAHVYVLVDGDDTYEAADAPAFIDRLIDEDLDMVVGARVSDEELAYRRGHRFGNVLLTRFAARIFGNSFSDMLSGYRIFSRRFVKSFPAHSTGFEIETELAVHALELRMPVAEISTAYRSRPEGSASKLNTYRDGIRILLMILRLFKIEKPLLFFSIGFAVCALASILLAVPVFETYVETGLVPRLPTALLCAALMLFGTLLLVCGLVLDTVTRGRAEAKRFAYLSVPAPSNALRQPASLLNE, encoded by the coding sequence ATGAAAAATATTTCCGCGGCCCATGTCGCCGTTCTGATCCCTTGCTACAACGAAGAAGCGACGATCGAGGCCGTCGTGCGGGACTTCGCAGCGCAGTTGCCCGGCGCCCGTATCTATGTGTTCGACAATAATTCGTCGGACCTTACGGTCGAGCGCGCGTCGAAGGCCGGCGCGATCGTGCGGCGCGTGGCCTACCAGGGTAAAGGCAACGTCGTGCGGCGCATGTTCGCCGATGTCGAAGCGCACGTGTATGTGCTCGTCGACGGCGACGATACCTACGAAGCCGCCGACGCGCCTGCGTTTATCGACCGGCTGATCGACGAAGACCTCGATATGGTGGTCGGCGCGCGCGTTTCCGATGAAGAACTCGCGTACCGGCGCGGCCATCGCTTCGGCAATGTGCTGCTCACGCGTTTCGCGGCGCGCATTTTCGGCAATTCGTTTTCCGACATGCTGTCCGGGTACCGGATTTTCTCGCGCCGCTTCGTGAAGTCGTTTCCCGCGCATTCGACCGGCTTCGAGATCGAGACTGAACTCGCCGTGCATGCGCTCGAATTGCGCATGCCGGTCGCCGAAATCAGCACCGCTTACCGGTCACGGCCCGAGGGCTCGGCGAGCAAACTCAATACGTATCGCGACGGCATTCGCATTCTGTTGATGATTCTGCGTCTGTTCAAAATCGAAAAACCCTTGCTGTTCTTTTCGATCGGATTCGCCGTGTGCGCGCTTGCGTCGATCCTGCTTGCGGTGCCGGTCTTCGAAACCTACGTCGAAACCGGGCTCGTGCCGCGGCTGCCGACCGCCCTGCTGTGTGCCGCGCTGATGCTGTTCGGTACCTTGCTGCTCGTCTGCGGGCTCGTGCTCGATACCGTCACACGCGGGCGCGCGGAGGCAAAGCGATTTGCGTATCTGAGCGTGCCCGCTCCATCGAACGCGCTCCGGCAACCGGCGTCGTTACTGAATGAATAG
- a CDS encoding GtrA family protein, whose product MNSQLLRFVIVGTVGFVVDASVLYLCLHLGAGYYLGRAVSFLAAVYTTWQLNRRFTFTPVKDGSIWREGGRYLLAMCGGGLVNYGAYCAAIAVLPKNALLPLFGVAAGSLAGLVFNFLVARHWVYKPGH is encoded by the coding sequence ATGAATAGTCAGCTCTTGCGGTTCGTCATCGTCGGCACGGTGGGGTTCGTGGTCGATGCTTCGGTGCTTTATCTGTGTCTGCATCTGGGCGCCGGGTATTACCTCGGGCGGGCGGTGTCGTTTCTGGCCGCCGTCTATACGACGTGGCAGTTGAACCGGCGCTTTACGTTCACGCCCGTGAAAGACGGTTCGATCTGGCGTGAAGGTGGCCGCTATCTGCTGGCGATGTGCGGCGGCGGGCTCGTCAACTACGGCGCGTATTGCGCGGCGATCGCGGTACTGCCGAAAAATGCGCTATTGCCATTGTTCGGGGTGGCGGCAGGTTCGCTCGCAGGGCTGGTTTTCAATTTTCTGGTGGCCCGGCATTGGGTCTATAAACCGGGGCATTAA